A region from the Neorhodopirellula lusitana genome encodes:
- a CDS encoding prenyltransferase/squalene oxidase repeat-containing protein, with translation MTQRRNFRQPRCVFVLAVSLLPMATAVNSIPANAQEKSAAVTSPAISQAASEQRQQIVAKAMSFLSKEGQSDAGTFSDRVGSGVTALAVTAALKNGHAVDEPMVAAGLKALEGYVKPDGGIYGNGRLKNYETCVAMVCFAEANQSGRYTKTLRDAKHFVTEMQYGEAQLDPSNPDGHPEWYGGVGYGGPGRPDLSNTGYMIEALRAAETEASDPAIQRALAFVSRCQNLDSKFNDTQFAAKVNDGGFYYEIPLTKIDPSTSDERYTANGGLRSYGSMSYTGLKSMIFAGLTSEDPRVKAAVQWITDHYDLDQNPGMGNAGLYYYYHTFAAGLDAAGIDKLKDADGVEHDWRAELISELASRQNEDGSWSNENGRWFENDKNLATTLALMSLAHCQ, from the coding sequence ATGACCCAACGACGGAATTTTCGCCAACCTCGGTGTGTTTTTGTCCTCGCCGTTTCGCTGCTGCCCATGGCGACCGCGGTGAATTCAATTCCAGCGAACGCTCAAGAAAAATCGGCTGCGGTGACATCCCCGGCGATTTCGCAAGCGGCCAGCGAGCAACGGCAACAGATTGTCGCGAAGGCAATGAGCTTCCTGAGCAAGGAAGGCCAGTCGGATGCCGGCACGTTTTCAGACCGGGTGGGGTCGGGGGTGACAGCTTTGGCGGTAACGGCGGCGCTGAAAAACGGACACGCGGTCGACGAGCCGATGGTGGCGGCCGGACTGAAGGCGTTGGAAGGGTACGTGAAACCGGACGGCGGTATCTACGGAAACGGTCGTTTGAAAAACTATGAAACCTGCGTTGCGATGGTCTGCTTTGCTGAAGCGAACCAAAGTGGCCGTTACACCAAGACGTTGAGAGACGCCAAGCATTTTGTAACGGAGATGCAGTACGGCGAAGCCCAGCTCGACCCCAGCAATCCGGACGGCCATCCCGAATGGTATGGCGGTGTCGGTTACGGTGGCCCGGGGCGACCTGATTTGTCTAACACAGGGTACATGATTGAGGCATTGCGGGCGGCGGAAACCGAGGCCAGTGATCCTGCGATTCAGCGAGCACTCGCGTTTGTGTCGCGATGTCAGAACTTGGATTCCAAATTCAACGACACGCAGTTCGCTGCAAAGGTGAACGACGGTGGTTTCTATTATGAGATCCCCCTCACCAAGATCGATCCAAGTACGTCTGATGAGCGTTACACCGCCAACGGCGGACTGCGTAGCTATGGATCGATGTCCTACACGGGACTAAAGAGCATGATCTTTGCTGGTTTGACCAGCGAAGATCCGCGAGTCAAAGCGGCCGTGCAGTGGATTACTGACCACTACGACTTGGATCAAAATCCAGGCATGGGGAACGCGGGCCTTTATTACTACTACCACACCTTCGCGGCCGGGTTGGATGCCGCGGGAATTGACAAGTTGAAGGACGCCGATGGTGTGGAACATGACTGGAGGGCAGAGCTGATCAGCGAACTGGCGAGTCGACAAAACGAGGACGGATCTTGGAGCAACGAGAATGGTCGTTGGTTCGAGAACGACAAGAATCTCGCCACCACGCTTGCGTTGATGTCACTGGCACACTGCCAATAG